In Halanaerobiales bacterium, one DNA window encodes the following:
- the purC gene encoding phosphoribosylaminoimidazolesuccinocarboxamide synthase, protein MKKVKMIYEGKAKKLYKTYKDDQLICEFKDDATAFDGEKTGQIKKKGEMNAELTKIFFEMLEEKGISTHLIKKINKTDLLIKNLEIIPVEVVMRNKAAGSLAERLGKEEGSKMAEPILEFYYKSDELGDPMLNKNHIFAENLATEEEITKISELAYKINKHLKEYLAAKNIDLIDFKLEFGKDEKGKIYLADEITPDTCRLWDIETQKRLDKDRFRRDLGEVEEAYQEIMKRIKG, encoded by the coding sequence ATGAAAAAGGTGAAAATGATTTATGAGGGAAAAGCAAAAAAATTATATAAAACTTATAAAGATGATCAATTGATTTGTGAATTTAAAGATGATGCTACTGCTTTTGATGGCGAAAAAACAGGTCAGATTAAGAAAAAGGGAGAAATGAATGCTGAATTAACAAAAATATTCTTTGAAATGCTTGAAGAAAAAGGTATATCCACTCATTTAATCAAAAAAATTAATAAAACTGATTTGCTTATTAAAAATTTAGAAATAATTCCTGTAGAAGTAGTTATGCGCAATAAAGCTGCTGGAAGCCTTGCTGAAAGACTGGGAAAAGAAGAAGGTAGTAAAATGGCTGAACCTATTTTAGAATTTTATTATAAAAGTGATGAATTGGGAGATCCAATGTTAAATAAAAATCATATTTTTGCAGAAAATCTTGCTACTGAAGAAGAAATAACTAAAATTAGTGAATTAGCTTATAAAATAAATAAACATCTAAAAGAATATTTAGCTGCTAAAAATATTGATTTAATTGATTTTAAGTTAGAATTTGGCAAAGATGAAAAAGGAAAAATATACCTTGCTGATGAAATTACACCAGATACCTGTCGTCTCTGGGATATTGAAACTCAAAAAAGACTTGATAAAGATCGTTTTCGTAGAGATCTAGGTGAAGTAGAAGAAGCCTATCAGGAAATCATGAAAAGAATTAAAGGATAG